One Legionella hackeliae DNA segment encodes these proteins:
- the queC gene encoding 7-cyano-7-deazaguanine synthase QueC, whose translation MKKAVILLSGGLDSATCLALAKQEGYACYALSFRYGQRHPAELAAATRVAKHLSAVEHRITDLDIGQFGGSALTNNAIPVPEYSGSKEIPITYVPARNTIFLAMALAYAEILEARDIFIGVNAVDYSGYPDCRPEFVAAFEKMANLATKAGVSGDTVKIHAPLQFLTKEEIILKGTNLGLDYSLTVSCYQATEAGEACGICDSCTFRKQGFKAANLTDPTRYK comes from the coding sequence ATGAAAAAAGCAGTCATATTGCTGTCTGGGGGATTGGATTCTGCGACTTGTTTGGCTCTAGCTAAACAAGAGGGTTATGCTTGTTATGCATTAAGTTTTCGTTATGGCCAGCGTCATCCCGCTGAATTAGCAGCAGCAACTCGTGTTGCCAAGCACTTAAGTGCAGTTGAGCATCGTATTACCGATCTTGATATTGGTCAATTTGGTGGGTCTGCTTTAACCAATAACGCTATACCAGTCCCTGAATACTCCGGATCCAAAGAGATTCCCATAACCTATGTTCCTGCACGCAATACAATTTTTTTGGCAATGGCTCTAGCCTATGCTGAAATTCTGGAGGCTCGGGATATTTTTATCGGAGTTAATGCTGTTGATTATTCGGGGTATCCTGATTGCCGTCCTGAATTTGTCGCAGCATTTGAAAAGATGGCAAATTTAGCAACTAAAGCAGGCGTCAGTGGCGATACTGTTAAGATTCATGCTCCGTTGCAATTTTTAACCAAAGAAGAAATCATTTTAAAGGGAACAAATCTAGGACTTGATTATTCTTTGACCGTATCCTGTTACCAGGCAACAGAAGCTGGTGAAGCCTGCGGTATTTGTGATAGTTGTACTTTTAGAAAACAAGGATTTAAAGCGGCAAATCTAACTGATCCAACACGTTACAAATAA
- the metG gene encoding methionine--tRNA ligase: protein MTTVRKMLVTSALPYANGHLHLGHLVEHVQTDIWVRTHKLLGYDCISVCGDDAHGTPIMLKAEQLGITPEELTAQIKLSHERDFKAFAIDYDCYHTTHSSENQELAATIYKQLQFSGDIVKKTIRQAYDPVKQMFLPDRYVKGTCPKCGTSDQYGDNCESCGATYSPTELIDAVSAISGAKPIEKDSEHYFFDLPRYEQLLKDWTRKGHLQTEVANKLDEWFAAGLKQWDISRDAPYFGFKIPGTEDKYFYVWLDAPIGYMASFKKYCSETGISFDEFWSKDSTTELYHFVGKDIVYFHALFWPAILAGSGHRLPTAVYTHGFLTIDGQKMSKSRGTFIEARTYLEHLNPDYLRYYFAAKLNGRVDDLDLNFDDFINRVNADLVGKIVNIASRCAGFINKRFDNQLSAELSEPALYESILAARKEIIDGFVQRDYARAIRQIMECADRVNQYIDANKPWVLAKEEHRLSEVQAICTMGLNLFRLLMSYLKPVLPTMAEAAELFLNCEPLNWENIERPLLNHRINLFTPLMVRVEREKIDAMLLQTKGNVVTEEKKTQPENLENTISIEEFSKVDLRVARIISAEAVEGADKLLRLQLDLGDAKKQVFAGIKSAYAPADLIGRLTVMVANLAPRTMRFGVSEGMVLAAGDGKGIFLLQPDSGAAPGMKVK from the coding sequence ATGACAACTGTTCGTAAAATGCTGGTAACCAGTGCGCTGCCTTATGCTAATGGCCATTTACACTTAGGCCATTTGGTGGAGCATGTCCAAACAGATATTTGGGTGCGTACCCATAAATTGCTGGGTTATGATTGCATTAGCGTTTGTGGAGATGATGCCCACGGAACCCCAATTATGCTTAAAGCGGAGCAACTTGGGATAACGCCAGAAGAATTAACGGCTCAAATTAAACTGAGTCATGAGCGAGATTTTAAAGCCTTTGCCATTGATTACGATTGCTACCACACAACACATTCTTCAGAAAATCAGGAATTGGCTGCGACTATTTATAAGCAATTGCAATTCTCTGGCGACATTGTCAAAAAAACAATTCGACAAGCTTATGATCCTGTAAAACAAATGTTTTTACCCGATCGTTATGTAAAAGGGACCTGCCCTAAATGTGGTACTTCTGACCAATATGGGGATAATTGTGAGTCGTGTGGTGCAACGTATTCGCCTACCGAATTGATTGATGCGGTTTCTGCAATTTCCGGCGCTAAACCTATCGAGAAAGATTCTGAACATTACTTCTTCGATTTACCTCGCTATGAGCAGCTACTCAAAGATTGGACACGTAAAGGGCACTTACAAACTGAAGTAGCTAATAAATTGGATGAGTGGTTCGCTGCAGGTCTTAAGCAGTGGGATATTTCACGTGATGCGCCTTATTTTGGTTTTAAAATCCCAGGCACTGAAGACAAGTATTTTTATGTCTGGTTGGATGCTCCGATTGGTTATATGGCGAGTTTTAAAAAGTATTGTAGTGAGACAGGAATTTCTTTTGATGAATTCTGGAGTAAGGATTCAACGACAGAACTGTATCATTTTGTAGGTAAAGATATCGTCTATTTTCATGCATTGTTTTGGCCTGCAATTTTAGCAGGTAGTGGGCATCGACTGCCAACTGCGGTCTACACCCATGGATTTTTGACCATTGATGGCCAAAAAATGTCTAAATCCCGAGGTACTTTTATCGAAGCTCGTACCTACCTTGAGCATTTGAATCCCGACTATTTGCGTTACTATTTTGCGGCGAAGTTAAACGGGCGAGTGGATGATTTGGATTTAAACTTTGATGATTTTATTAATCGTGTGAATGCAGATTTAGTAGGGAAAATTGTCAACATAGCGAGCCGTTGTGCGGGATTTATTAATAAGCGATTTGACAATCAGCTAAGTGCTGAATTAAGCGAACCTGCTTTATATGAATCGATTTTAGCTGCCCGTAAGGAAATCATTGATGGGTTTGTTCAGCGAGATTATGCGAGAGCTATTCGTCAAATTATGGAATGTGCGGATCGCGTGAATCAGTATATTGATGCGAATAAACCCTGGGTACTTGCCAAAGAAGAACATCGTTTGTCAGAGGTGCAGGCAATTTGCACCATGGGACTCAATTTATTCCGATTGTTAATGAGTTATTTAAAACCTGTATTGCCTACTATGGCCGAGGCAGCCGAATTATTTTTAAACTGTGAACCCCTGAATTGGGAAAATATTGAAAGACCTCTGCTAAATCATCGTATTAATCTGTTCACACCGCTGATGGTGCGTGTGGAGCGAGAAAAAATCGATGCTATGCTTTTACAAACAAAGGGGAATGTGGTGACAGAAGAGAAAAAAACTCAACCTGAAAACTTGGAAAATACGATTAGTATTGAAGAGTTCAGTAAAGTTGATTTACGTGTCGCTCGTATCATTTCTGCTGAAGCAGTTGAAGGAGCGGATAAACTATTGCGTTTGCAATTAGACCTTGGCGATGCAAAAAAACAAGTATTTGCCGGTATTAAATCAGCCTATGCACCCGCTGATCTAATTGGAAGATTAACCGTAATGGTGGCTAATTTGGCACCTCGCACAATGCGTTTTGGCGTCTCAGAAGGCATGGTTTTGGCTGCAGGTGATGGAAAAGGTATCTTTTTGTTGCAACCTGATTCCGGGGCTGCACCAGGAATGAAGGTCAAGTAA
- a CDS encoding RnfABCDGE type electron transport complex subunit B yields the protein MVAVKTIDALLPQTQCKECGYGGCLPYAEALAQGVAPINRCPPGGESTVKALGELLGVDASTYLAEARVNTREPSVASIREAECIGCTKCIQACPVDAIIGSGKLMHSIVAHECTGCGLCVEPCPVDCIDLVILPEPAYDRELARQRFNERQARLLREEQEKQHSYREKRQLAKKEDDSQDMKAKQTYILQALARVQAKKNNG from the coding sequence ATGGTTGCTGTTAAAACTATCGATGCACTATTGCCGCAAACCCAATGCAAAGAATGCGGCTATGGAGGCTGTCTGCCTTATGCTGAAGCATTGGCACAAGGTGTGGCACCTATTAACCGTTGTCCACCTGGAGGAGAGTCAACGGTTAAGGCATTGGGCGAATTGTTGGGAGTCGATGCCAGTACTTATCTTGCCGAAGCCAGAGTAAATACGCGCGAGCCCTCGGTCGCCTCAATTCGTGAGGCGGAATGTATTGGTTGTACTAAATGCATTCAAGCCTGTCCAGTAGATGCCATTATAGGAAGTGGCAAGCTAATGCATAGTATTGTTGCACATGAGTGTACGGGCTGCGGCCTTTGTGTTGAACCCTGTCCTGTGGACTGTATTGATTTGGTTATCCTTCCTGAGCCTGCTTATGATAGGGAGCTTGCCCGGCAACGGTTTAATGAACGACAAGCGCGGTTATTGCGGGAAGAGCAGGAAAAACAGCATTCATATCGAGAAAAACGGCAGCTAGCAAAAAAAGAGGATGATTCGCAAGATATGAAAGCAAAACAAACCTATATTTTACAGGCACTTGCTCGGGTCCAAGCGAAAAAAAATAATGGATAG
- the nth gene encoding endonuclease III produces the protein MDRSTSRAIFERFREHNPHPTTELRYSSNFELLIAVMLSAHTTDVSVNKATEKLFPVANTPQAILDLGEEALKDYIKSIGLYNNKAKNVILACQILVEKHQGKVPDNREALEALPGVGRKTANVVLNTAFGQPTMAVDTHIFRVANRIGLAHGKTALAVEQALLKNVDKEFLHDAHHWLILHGRYVCIARKPRCYRCLICDLCEFTDKNLNPPT, from the coding sequence ATGGATAGATCAACAAGTCGAGCCATCTTCGAACGTTTTCGGGAGCATAATCCGCATCCAACGACGGAACTTCGTTACAGTTCAAATTTTGAGTTACTTATTGCTGTGATGTTGTCTGCCCATACCACGGATGTCAGTGTTAACAAAGCAACTGAAAAACTATTTCCTGTTGCAAATACTCCACAAGCTATTCTTGATTTAGGGGAAGAAGCGCTAAAAGACTATATCAAATCAATTGGTCTTTATAATAACAAAGCAAAAAATGTCATTTTGGCTTGCCAAATTCTAGTCGAAAAACATCAGGGCAAAGTCCCAGATAATCGTGAAGCTTTGGAAGCATTGCCTGGTGTGGGACGCAAAACTGCCAATGTTGTCTTGAATACAGCATTTGGCCAGCCAACCATGGCTGTAGATACTCATATTTTTCGTGTTGCGAATCGAATTGGCTTGGCGCATGGAAAGACAGCTTTAGCAGTTGAGCAGGCGTTACTTAAAAACGTAGATAAAGAATTTTTGCATGATGCACATCATTGGCTAATTTTACATGGTCGTTATGTTTGTATCGCCCGCAAACCACGATGTTATCGCTGTCTAATTTGTGACTTGTGTGAATTTACCGACAAAAATCTTAACCCTCCTACATGA
- a CDS encoding VUT family protein, with product MTTVSTAHQTRSYLPLTISMMTCLILLINVSFKIIQIQGMMFTASSLVCPLVAIIYLIVLKQCNIVQQRHVLHQSILALYLFSVGIYLLVNLPAAEYMHDNPAYQIVFEDIPKKFFAATLAFGLGFYLPHLLCCAKRKEVLLSPRKRLLLALFGGFSFFTLDFYLLFSEPHVHSFNRIYLDSLMIATGILFTAGIIYLSCLLFVRRFDWPFNKSLPDYLSQTLYHYLVGFAVTIMLICLACEYRLVSFSNGWTLAASGLLFPLTFMVSNLIGELYGYKANLRLTVVLISAELAFDLLLMGAVALPSPEFFNLNPFYSFIVPRRIPAATLALFVTFVVNALCLEYLKKTELGKSRGWRILIANTLATSLLCLVNYSLLFGGIYPYEQILSLTMSAWIFKLGVTLLGLPIVLWLYNLFYKQAQDGSTTIKQVNIGN from the coding sequence ATGACTACTGTTTCAACTGCACACCAGACACGAAGTTATTTACCGCTTACCATAAGCATGATGACTTGTCTTATTTTGTTAATTAATGTTTCTTTTAAAATAATTCAGATCCAAGGAATGATGTTTACTGCAAGTAGTCTAGTTTGTCCGCTTGTAGCCATTATTTATCTTATTGTTTTAAAGCAATGCAATATTGTTCAGCAACGTCATGTTTTACATCAATCTATACTTGCATTGTACTTATTTTCCGTAGGGATCTATTTGCTGGTCAATTTACCTGCTGCTGAATACATGCATGATAATCCTGCCTATCAAATAGTATTTGAAGATATTCCTAAAAAGTTCTTTGCTGCAACCTTAGCGTTTGGCTTAGGTTTTTATCTTCCCCATTTATTGTGTTGTGCCAAACGGAAAGAAGTACTCTTGTCTCCAAGGAAAAGATTATTGCTTGCACTATTTGGTGGTTTTTCCTTTTTTACACTGGATTTTTATTTATTATTTTCTGAGCCGCATGTGCATAGTTTTAATCGCATTTATCTTGACTCATTAATGATTGCTACAGGTATTTTATTTACTGCGGGTATTATTTATCTGAGTTGTTTATTATTTGTTAGACGCTTTGATTGGCCCTTTAACAAGTCTTTACCTGATTATTTATCTCAAACACTATATCACTACCTCGTAGGCTTCGCAGTGACTATTATGTTAATCTGCCTGGCGTGTGAGTACCGCCTTGTTTCTTTTTCCAATGGATGGACACTGGCTGCAAGTGGTCTCTTATTTCCACTAACATTTATGGTTAGCAATTTAATTGGTGAATTGTATGGGTATAAAGCGAATCTTCGTCTAACAGTTGTTTTAATCTCTGCTGAATTAGCCTTTGATTTGCTATTAATGGGGGCCGTGGCATTACCCTCCCCTGAGTTTTTTAATCTCAATCCGTTTTATTCCTTTATTGTTCCACGACGTATACCGGCAGCGACACTGGCTTTGTTTGTGACCTTTGTAGTTAATGCGTTGTGTCTAGAGTATTTAAAGAAAACTGAATTGGGTAAAAGTCGTGGTTGGCGAATTCTAATTGCAAACACTCTGGCGACATCCTTGTTGTGCCTAGTAAATTACAGTTTGTTGTTTGGCGGGATTTACCCCTACGAACAAATTTTAAGCTTAACAATGAGCGCCTGGATTTTTAAATTAGGAGTTACTTTACTGGGATTACCAATAGTCTTATGGTTATATAATTTATTTTATAAACAAGCTCAGGATGGTTCTACCACTATCAAACAAGTCAATATCGGAAATTAG
- the glmU gene encoding bifunctional UDP-N-acetylglucosamine diphosphorylase/glucosamine-1-phosphate N-acetyltransferase GlmU, producing MSLQIVILAAGQGKRMLSKTPKVLHPLAGKPMLTRVVETAQQLNPDSIHVIYGNGGLKIKNALPDLAVNWVFQAEQLGTGHAVMQALPHIPPSSQVLVLSADVPLIQAQTLRALIDCNRSELGERPPLSLLLATVDNPTGLGRIIRNSNGEIRAIVEEKDATTEQKQIKEIYSGICCAQANDLTRWLPSLGNSNAQGEYYLTEIISLAVTENIPITSMQAPDNMEIQGVNDRLQLHQLERIWQENFAKQLLLSGVSIADANRIDVRGDLRCGEDVFIDVNTVFRGQVILGNGCQIGPNCVLDNVQLGDNCEILANSVLDNCIIGSNSHIGPFARLRPGTKVADDCKIGNFVETKNAIFAQGSKASHLSYLGDVDIGKAVNIGAGTITCNYDGANKHQTVIEEGAFIGSDTQLVAPVTVGAYATIGAGSTIRKDAPPGELTLTEKKQKTITGWKRPVMNKS from the coding sequence ATGTCACTACAAATCGTTATTTTGGCCGCAGGCCAAGGGAAGCGAATGCTTTCTAAAACACCCAAGGTTCTTCATCCACTCGCTGGCAAGCCAATGCTTACACGTGTTGTGGAAACGGCTCAACAATTGAATCCTGATTCTATCCATGTGATTTATGGCAATGGCGGTCTAAAAATTAAAAATGCCCTGCCTGATTTAGCAGTTAACTGGGTGTTTCAAGCCGAGCAATTAGGAACCGGCCATGCAGTGATGCAAGCTTTGCCTCATATTCCACCCAGTTCTCAGGTATTAGTGTTATCAGCTGATGTTCCTCTTATTCAAGCACAAACATTGAGAGCACTTATTGATTGCAATCGTTCTGAGTTAGGAGAGCGTCCTCCTTTAAGTTTACTATTAGCTACTGTGGATAATCCTACAGGATTGGGTCGCATTATTCGTAATAGTAACGGTGAAATTCGCGCAATCGTTGAAGAAAAAGATGCGACTACCGAGCAAAAACAAATTAAGGAAATTTACAGTGGTATCTGCTGCGCTCAAGCAAATGATTTGACACGCTGGTTACCCTCACTGGGAAATAGTAATGCACAAGGTGAGTATTATTTAACGGAAATTATCTCCCTTGCCGTGACGGAGAATATCCCTATCACGTCAATGCAAGCGCCGGATAATATGGAAATTCAAGGCGTTAATGACCGCTTGCAACTGCATCAACTGGAACGGATTTGGCAGGAGAATTTTGCTAAACAGCTTCTATTATCGGGTGTTTCTATAGCGGATGCCAATCGTATCGATGTGCGCGGAGATCTACGCTGTGGTGAGGATGTGTTTATTGATGTCAATACTGTGTTTAGAGGCCAAGTTATTTTGGGCAATGGTTGCCAGATAGGTCCTAATTGCGTTTTAGATAATGTACAACTTGGAGACAACTGCGAAATCCTGGCAAACTCCGTTCTTGATAATTGCATCATAGGTAGTAATTCTCATATTGGTCCCTTTGCTCGCTTAAGACCAGGAACTAAAGTGGCTGATGATTGCAAAATAGGTAATTTTGTTGAAACCAAAAATGCTATTTTTGCCCAAGGCAGTAAGGCCAGTCATTTAAGTTACTTAGGTGATGTGGACATTGGCAAAGCGGTTAATATCGGAGCAGGTACTATCACGTGTAACTATGATGGTGCAAATAAGCATCAAACTGTTATTGAAGAAGGGGCTTTTATCGGCTCTGACACACAACTGGTAGCCCCAGTTACCGTGGGAGCTTATGCAACAATCGGTGCCGGCAGTACTATTCGTAAAGACGCACCACCTGGCGAATTAACACTAACTGAGAAGAAGCAAAAGACTATTACGGGGTGGAAAAGACCAGTTATGAACAAGTCTTAA
- the ansA gene encoding asparaginase, producing MKKRILILNTGGTISSLKTSRGYEPALGYVQAALEQIPALKDSHMPDYLIKEYDPLLDSSNMTLTDWNRIATDIAREYDNFDGFVIFHGTDTMAYTASALSFMLENLGKPVIVTGSQIPLSEVRNDALDNIITSLWLCAHQPIHEVCVYFNQQLLRGNRTQKVSAQRFNAFESPNYPHLATIGITIELHKDLMLPKPKKAFRLQTLEPQFIANFRLFPGFATKVLDYILHQPLKGLVLETYGAGNAQNNDPHFLQSLKEACERGVAIVNCSQCQQGHVEMNQYATGYTLKQAGLISGHDMTPEAAHCKLLYLFSKNLSLQQVKNLLETNLCGELNS from the coding sequence ATGAAAAAACGAATTCTAATTCTCAACACTGGCGGCACCATTAGTAGCCTTAAGACAAGCAGAGGATATGAGCCAGCGTTAGGTTATGTGCAAGCGGCTTTGGAACAAATCCCCGCATTAAAAGATTCCCATATGCCGGATTACCTTATCAAGGAATACGATCCTCTGCTGGACTCATCAAACATGACATTGACTGATTGGAATCGTATTGCAACTGATATTGCCAGGGAATATGATAATTTTGATGGTTTTGTTATTTTCCACGGAACAGATACCATGGCCTATACTGCCTCTGCCTTATCGTTTATGCTGGAAAATCTGGGTAAACCTGTAATCGTCACGGGCTCTCAAATTCCCTTATCTGAAGTGCGCAATGATGCCTTAGACAATATCATCACGTCATTGTGGTTATGTGCCCATCAACCCATTCATGAAGTATGCGTTTATTTCAACCAACAATTATTGCGTGGCAATCGCACACAAAAAGTCAGCGCTCAACGTTTTAATGCCTTTGAATCGCCGAACTATCCTCATTTGGCAACTATTGGTATCACCATTGAATTGCATAAAGATTTGATGTTGCCCAAACCAAAAAAGGCTTTTCGTCTACAGACATTAGAACCCCAATTTATCGCTAATTTCCGTTTGTTCCCCGGATTTGCCACAAAGGTCCTGGATTATATTTTACACCAACCTCTTAAAGGTTTAGTACTTGAAACCTACGGGGCAGGTAATGCGCAAAATAATGATCCCCATTTTTTACAAAGTTTAAAAGAAGCCTGCGAACGTGGGGTGGCCATAGTTAATTGCAGCCAATGCCAGCAGGGGCATGTAGAAATGAATCAATACGCTACGGGTTATACTCTAAAACAAGCAGGCTTAATTAGTGGTCACGATATGACACCGGAAGCCGCGCACTGCAAGCTACTTTATTTATTCAGTAAAAACTTAAGCCTCCAACAGGTCAAAAATTTGTTGGAGACTAATTTGTGTGGAGAGCTTAATTCCTAG
- a CDS encoding RNA pyrophosphohydrolase encodes MVIDRAGYRLNVGIILVNGSGRVFWGRRQGHDAWQFPQGGLAAGESALEAMLRELREEVGLERDDIEVLGSTKRWLKYRLPKQYLRHGSEPLVIGQKQKWYLLKLVASEQKIRLDLSDSPEFDSWRWIDYHEPQEQVIFFKRQVYSQAMKELEHLLKRRRTPFGARRKRGNHSR; translated from the coding sequence ATGGTTATTGATCGCGCCGGATACCGATTAAATGTCGGTATTATTCTGGTGAACGGTTCGGGTCGAGTTTTTTGGGGAAGACGTCAGGGACATGATGCCTGGCAATTTCCTCAAGGCGGACTTGCTGCCGGTGAATCAGCATTGGAAGCAATGCTTCGTGAATTGCGAGAAGAGGTTGGTCTGGAACGGGATGATATAGAGGTTCTTGGTTCAACCAAACGTTGGTTAAAATACCGATTACCCAAACAATACCTTCGTCACGGTAGTGAGCCATTGGTCATCGGACAGAAACAAAAATGGTATTTGTTAAAATTAGTTGCCTCTGAGCAAAAAATTCGTCTGGATTTAAGTGATTCACCTGAATTTGATAGTTGGCGTTGGATTGATTACCACGAGCCACAGGAGCAAGTTATTTTTTTCAAACGACAAGTGTACTCCCAAGCGATGAAGGAATTGGAACACTTGCTAAAAAGAAGGCGCACCCCTTTTGGTGCTCGCCGTAAGCGAGGTAATCATAGTCGATAA
- the ptsP gene encoding phosphoenolpyruvate--protein phosphotransferase: MLKILKRIVQDVTTANHLNEALAILVQRVRKAVAAESVSVYLIDNKHAEYVLIATDGLNKQAEFRVRIGLDQGLIGLVGRREEPINLEDAPSHPDFYENPLLGEEHLKGFLGVPVIQHRKLYGVLTAQRAEECCFDDAEEAFLITLAAQLGGIIAHAEATGELAQLTQPKPLGANKLEVTSTALTGVGSVPGVGIGTAVVVYPPADIDAVPRHNVDNVDEEVATFLEALQAARDDMQRLSRRMKSTVDEDEHALFDVYLRILDKDSLGAEVEAVIRDEKLSAQAALSTIIKKHVQQFESMEDDYLRERASDFRDLGRRVLAELQLSQREEIIYPKRTILIGEEITASALAEVPEGHLAAVVSARGANNSHVAILARALGVPTVMGVRGLKVEQLTRRAVIVDGYYGHVYISPSRTVLAEFKKLAQEEAELNQSLVTLRDKPAETLDNYRVSLQVNTGLAMDAGLSLSVGAEGVGLYRSEVPFMSRDRFPSEDEQYIIYRQILKAFAPRFVTMRTLDIGGDKILPYFPVEEDNPYLGWRGIRVTLDHPEVFLMQVRAMMRASEELNNLRIMLPMVTTLSEVEEASFLLEQAFKELLEEGCIIEKPKLGVMIEVPAAVYLSRELAKRVDFISVGSNDLTQYLLAVDRNNARVAGLYDSFHPAMLRTLMKVVEGGHAAGVEVSICGEMASDPLAVLLLLAMGFDTLSMNSTSLPRVKWVIRNISLAYARKVLADVLEFEHPAEIRLYLQKALEEEGLGGLIRAGKS, from the coding sequence ATGTTAAAGATATTAAAGCGAATTGTACAAGATGTAACTACGGCGAATCACTTAAATGAGGCATTGGCGATTTTAGTACAACGAGTACGTAAAGCTGTCGCTGCTGAATCAGTTTCGGTTTACCTTATTGATAACAAACACGCGGAATATGTTTTAATAGCGACTGATGGTTTAAACAAACAGGCGGAATTTAGAGTTCGTATCGGCCTCGATCAAGGTTTAATTGGTTTGGTTGGTCGTCGAGAAGAACCCATCAATCTTGAAGATGCTCCTTCCCATCCCGATTTTTATGAAAACCCTCTGTTAGGAGAGGAACACCTGAAAGGCTTTTTAGGTGTTCCTGTTATTCAACATCGCAAACTTTATGGTGTTTTAACGGCGCAGCGTGCTGAAGAGTGTTGCTTTGATGATGCAGAGGAAGCTTTTTTAATCACCTTGGCTGCTCAGCTTGGAGGGATTATTGCCCATGCTGAAGCGACAGGAGAACTAGCCCAACTTACACAACCCAAACCTTTGGGGGCAAACAAGCTGGAAGTCACTTCCACGGCACTTACAGGGGTTGGTAGTGTCCCTGGTGTTGGTATTGGAACTGCAGTCGTTGTTTATCCTCCAGCAGACATTGATGCCGTTCCGCGACATAATGTTGATAATGTCGATGAAGAAGTTGCTACCTTTCTGGAAGCTCTGCAAGCCGCACGCGATGACATGCAGCGTCTCAGTCGACGAATGAAGTCTACAGTGGATGAAGATGAGCATGCGTTGTTTGATGTCTACTTACGTATTCTAGATAAGGACAGTCTAGGTGCTGAAGTAGAAGCAGTGATTCGGGATGAAAAACTAAGCGCTCAGGCAGCACTTTCCACCATAATAAAAAAGCACGTACAACAGTTTGAAAGTATGGAAGATGATTACTTACGTGAACGCGCAAGTGATTTCCGTGATTTAGGACGTCGGGTTTTGGCTGAACTGCAGCTATCACAGCGAGAAGAAATCATTTATCCCAAACGAACCATATTGATTGGCGAAGAAATCACCGCTTCTGCTTTAGCAGAGGTGCCTGAAGGTCATTTAGCGGCTGTCGTTTCGGCACGGGGTGCTAATAATTCACATGTGGCAATTTTAGCTCGCGCTTTAGGCGTGCCCACGGTCATGGGGGTGCGTGGCCTTAAAGTAGAACAACTTACTCGTCGAGCGGTGATTGTCGATGGATATTATGGTCATGTGTATATTTCTCCCTCGAGAACGGTTCTTGCAGAATTTAAAAAATTAGCGCAAGAAGAGGCAGAACTTAATCAAAGCCTGGTGACCTTGCGAGATAAGCCTGCGGAAACATTGGATAATTATCGGGTATCTTTGCAAGTCAACACGGGTCTTGCGATGGATGCTGGTTTATCGTTAAGCGTTGGCGCCGAAGGCGTGGGTTTGTATCGCTCAGAAGTGCCCTTCATGAGTCGTGATCGCTTCCCATCAGAAGATGAGCAATACATCATTTATCGTCAAATTTTAAAAGCATTTGCGCCACGCTTTGTGACCATGCGAACGTTAGACATTGGTGGGGATAAGATATTACCTTATTTTCCTGTGGAAGAAGACAATCCCTATCTCGGATGGCGCGGTATACGAGTGACTTTGGACCACCCTGAAGTATTTTTGATGCAAGTACGCGCTATGATGCGTGCGAGCGAAGAATTAAATAATTTACGCATTATGTTACCTATGGTGACAACCTTAAGTGAGGTAGAAGAAGCCTCATTTTTGCTTGAACAAGCCTTTAAAGAATTACTGGAAGAAGGTTGTATAATTGAAAAACCAAAACTGGGTGTGATGATAGAAGTGCCTGCAGCAGTTTATCTTTCACGCGAATTGGCTAAACGTGTTGATTTTATTTCAGTAGGTAGCAATGATTTGACGCAATATTTACTGGCAGTCGATCGCAATAATGCTCGTGTGGCTGGTCTTTATGATTCATTCCATCCTGCGATGCTACGTACCTTAATGAAAGTTGTTGAAGGGGGGCACGCAGCAGGAGTTGAAGTCAGTATTTGTGGAGAAATGGCGAGTGACCCCCTTGCAGTCCTTCTTCTTCTAGCGATGGGTTTTGATACTTTGAGTATGAACTCAACTAGTCTGCCCCGTGTTAAATGGGTAATTCGTAATATTTCCCTTGCGTATGCACGCAAAGTCCTGGCTGATGTATTAGAATTTGAACACCCTGCCGAAATCAGATTGTATTTGCAAAAAGCTCTGGAAGAAGAAGGGTTGGGAGGATTAATCCGAGCAGGGAAATCGTGA